The proteins below are encoded in one region of Ereboglobus luteus:
- the rpsH gene encoding 30S ribosomal protein S8 has translation MTDPISDFLTRLRNASKAGLAECAAPHSKYKEGIAAILKAEGYVSDYTTGSDTQGHKTLVVKMKYVDNAPVLTNITRVSTPGRRLYCGYNEIPRVLNGLGIAILSTSKGVLKDQDCRREKLGGELICNVW, from the coding sequence ATGACAGATCCGATCAGTGATTTCCTGACCCGTCTCCGCAATGCGTCGAAGGCCGGTCTCGCCGAGTGCGCCGCGCCGCACTCCAAATACAAGGAAGGCATCGCCGCCATCCTCAAGGCCGAGGGTTACGTCTCCGACTACACCACCGGTTCCGACACGCAGGGCCACAAGACCCTCGTCGTCAAAATGAAGTATGTGGACAACGCTCCCGTGCTCACCAACATCACCCGCGTTTCCACGCCCGGCCGCCGCCTCTACTGCGGTTACAATGAAATCCCCCGCGTCCTCAACGGACTCGGCATCGCCATTCTCTCGACCTCCAAAGGCGTCCTCAAGGATCAGGACTGCCGTCGCGAGAAACTCGGCGGCGAGCTCATCTGCAACGTCTGGTAA
- the rpmC gene encoding 50S ribosomal protein L29, with protein MTSKEINELSLKELDVKLREAREQLLQLRLRKQTGQVEKTHTIRGIRKDIARMETTKTAKLAAAAK; from the coding sequence ATGACTTCCAAAGAAATCAACGAACTCTCCCTCAAGGAACTCGACGTCAAGCTCCGCGAAGCCCGCGAGCAGCTCCTCCAGCTCCGCCTGCGCAAGCAAACCGGCCAGGTCGAGAAAACCCACACCATCCGCGGCATTCGCAAGGACATCGCCCGCATGGAAACCACCAAGACCGCCAAGCTCGCCGCCGCCGCGAAATAA
- the rpsQ gene encoding 30S ribosomal protein S17: MTRNNRKDLVGIVTSRSGDKSIKVTVPFKVPHPRYRKVINRKTVVHVHDEKNEAGLGDKVEIMETRPISRLKRWRLVSIIEKAVSASAAVTEADVAATVPTKTAKAAADEAKAE; this comes from the coding sequence ATGACACGCAACAATCGCAAAGACCTCGTCGGCATCGTCACCAGCCGCTCCGGCGACAAGTCAATCAAAGTCACCGTCCCCTTCAAGGTTCCGCATCCGCGCTACCGCAAAGTCATCAACCGCAAAACCGTCGTTCACGTTCACGACGAGAAGAACGAAGCCGGCCTCGGCGACAAGGTTGAGATCATGGAGACGCGCCCGATCTCGCGCCTCAAGCGCTGGCGCCTTGTGAGCATCATCGAAAAAGCCGTGAGCGCCTCCGCCGCCGTCACCGAAGCCGATGTTGCCGCGACCGTTCCCACCAAAACCGCAAAAGCCGCCGCTGACGAAGCCAAGGCCGAATAA
- the rplX gene encoding 50S ribosomal protein L24, translating into MATKFHVKRGDTVAVISGSHKGKSGKILEILPGKQRARVEGLALIKRHTKAQGEQKPGGIIEREGTIHISNLKLQAAAEKKEKSAKK; encoded by the coding sequence ATGGCTACCAAATTCCACGTCAAACGCGGCGACACCGTCGCCGTCATCTCAGGCTCCCACAAAGGCAAGTCGGGCAAGATTCTCGAAATCCTCCCCGGCAAGCAGCGCGCCCGCGTTGAAGGCCTCGCCCTCATCAAGCGCCACACCAAGGCCCAGGGCGAGCAAAAGCCCGGCGGCATCATCGAGCGCGAAGGCACCATTCACATTTCCAACCTCAAGCTGCAGGCCGCGGCCGAGAAGAAGGAAAAATCCGCGAAAAAGTAA
- the rpsN gene encoding 30S ribosomal protein S14 translates to MPKTSAIERNKKRIAMTEKYKARRADLKAILANPDTPEEEFYAAQKKLQKLPRNSSSVRIRNRCALSGRPRAYNRKYGVSRIQFRELALSGKIPGVTKSSW, encoded by the coding sequence ATGCCGAAAACATCAGCCATCGAACGCAACAAGAAGCGCATTGCCATGACCGAGAAATACAAGGCACGGCGCGCCGATTTGAAAGCCATCCTCGCCAATCCGGACACCCCGGAGGAGGAATTCTACGCCGCACAGAAAAAGCTCCAGAAGCTTCCGCGCAACTCCTCGTCCGTGCGCATCCGCAACCGTTGCGCCCTCTCCGGACGCCCCCGCGCCTACAACCGCAAATACGGCGTATCCCGCATCCAGTTCCGCGAACTCGCCCTCTCCGGCAAAATCCCCGGCGTCACGAAGTCCTCCTGGTAA
- the rplE gene encoding 50S ribosomal protein L5 — MSEKYTPALKKLYTEQIIAELVKNRGYKNRHEVPKLVKIVLNTGIDSDADKNQITDVGRDLGLIAGQKPVFTKSKKAVSNFKLRQGQIVGAFVTLRGNAMWDFLYRLLAVALPTIRDFRGVSSKLDGQGNYNLGITDFTIFPEITVENVKKTMGLDISINTTATNDEEGRELLKLLGMPFRRSETAAAAPAPKAA, encoded by the coding sequence ATGAGCGAAAAATACACACCCGCACTCAAGAAGCTCTACACAGAGCAAATCATAGCCGAACTCGTCAAGAACCGCGGCTACAAGAACAGGCACGAAGTGCCGAAACTCGTCAAAATCGTGCTCAACACCGGCATTGATTCCGACGCCGACAAAAACCAGATCACCGACGTCGGCCGCGACCTCGGCCTCATCGCCGGACAAAAGCCCGTCTTCACCAAGAGCAAAAAGGCCGTCTCGAACTTCAAGCTCCGCCAAGGCCAGATCGTTGGCGCGTTTGTCACCCTTCGCGGCAACGCCATGTGGGATTTCCTCTATCGCCTCCTCGCCGTCGCCCTCCCCACCATTCGCGACTTCCGCGGCGTTTCCTCCAAGCTCGACGGCCAGGGCAACTACAACCTCGGCATCACCGACTTCACCATCTTCCCCGAAATCACCGTTGAGAACGTGAAGAAGACCATGGGTCTCGACATCTCCATCAACACCACCGCGACCAACGACGAGGAAGGCCGCGAACTCCTCAAACTCCTCGGAATGCCCTTCCGCCGCTCCGAAACCGCCGCCGCCGCGCCCGCGCCCAAGGCAGCGTAA
- the rplN gene encoding 50S ribosomal protein L14 translates to MIQLRSLLDVADNTGARTASYIRKKGQMTDTAAVGDIITVHIKDSTTDATVKKGEVTKAVVVRTKAPIRRADGSYLRFDSNAIVIIGPDGNPKGTRIFGPVARELRAKNFMKIISLAPEVL, encoded by the coding sequence ATGATCCAACTCCGCTCACTCCTCGACGTAGCCGACAACACCGGCGCGCGCACCGCCTCCTACATTCGCAAAAAAGGCCAGATGACGGACACCGCCGCCGTTGGCGACATCATCACCGTCCACATCAAGGACAGCACGACCGATGCCACCGTCAAGAAAGGCGAAGTCACCAAGGCCGTTGTCGTCCGCACCAAGGCGCCCATCCGCCGCGCCGACGGCAGCTACCTGCGCTTCGACAGCAACGCGATCGTCATCATCGGACCCGATGGCAACCCGAAGGGCACCCGCATCTTCGGCCCCGTGGCTCGCGAACTGCGCGCCAAGAACTTCATGAAAATCATCTCCCTCGCACCGGAGGTTCTCTAA
- the rplP gene encoding 50S ribosomal protein L16, protein MALAPSRTKYRKVQKGSRKGNAKGGNTVAFGDYALQSLTRGNMTGRQIEAARVTISRHLKRKGKLWIRVFPHKPITKKPAEVRQGQGKGPVEYYVAVIKPGAVLFELAGVPATIAKEAFRLADAKLPFHCRFITREGANV, encoded by the coding sequence ATGGCTCTCGCACCATCACGCACCAAATATCGCAAAGTCCAAAAAGGCTCCCGCAAAGGGAATGCCAAGGGCGGAAACACAGTCGCTTTCGGCGACTACGCGCTCCAGTCCCTCACCCGTGGCAACATGACCGGCCGCCAAATCGAGGCCGCTCGCGTCACCATTTCCCGCCACCTCAAGCGCAAGGGCAAACTCTGGATTCGCGTTTTCCCCCACAAGCCGATCACGAAAAAACCCGCCGAGGTTCGTCAGGGCCAAGGCAAGGGTCCCGTCGAATACTACGTCGCCGTGATCAAGCCGGGCGCGGTTCTCTTCGAACTCGCCGGCGTTCCCGCCACGATCGCCAAGGAGGCCTTCCGCCTCGCCGACGCGAAGCTCCCCTTCCACTGCCGCTTCATCACCCGTGAAGGCGCGAACGTCTAA